Part of the Deltaproteobacteria bacterium genome is shown below.
CTGCGTCCCAACTAACCCTATGATAGCCGGGTCCTGCGCAACGGAAAGTTACCAACCCCGTCAGATCCGGAAGGAAGCAGCGGCCGTAACGACTTCCGTGTGCCGCAGGGGAGCCTGGCTATCATCATTTTCCACGAGCGGTGATGTCCTATTTAGTCCTGGCTAGAAAATGGCGCCCTCAAACCTTTGAGGAAGTTATCGGGCAAAAACCCATCACTCAGGCCCTGCAAAATGCCATCGCTCGGCAGCGGGTAGCGCACGCTTACCTTTTTGCTGGCCCGCGCGGGGTGGGTAAAACTTCTGTGGCCCGGATTTTGGCCAAAGCCCTCAATTGCCAGGACGGGCCTACCCCTCAGCCTTGCGATCGCTGTGCCTTCTGCCAGGAAATCCGCACGGGTATTGCGGTGGATGTGGTAGAGATTGACGGGGCCTCCAACCGGGGCATTGATGAGATTCGAGAGCTCCGGGAGAATGTCAGGTATCTTCCCGCTAAGAATAAATTCAAGGTTTACATCATCGATGAAGTACACATGCTCACTGACCAGGCCTTCAATGCCCTTTTGAAAACTCTGGAGGAACCTCCGCCTCATGTCATCTTCATTTTTGCCACCACCGAACCCCATAAGATTCCGCTCACCATCCTTTCCCGTTGCCAGCGGTATAATTTTAAGCGCATCCCCCTGGCCTTGAACGTGGAACAGTTAAAGAAGATAGCCGCCCAGGAAGGGATGGAAATCAGTGACCGCAGCCTCCATCTTCTCGCTCGGGAAGCTGAGGGGTCGTTGCGGGATGGGCAAAGCCTCTTAGATCAGGTTCTCTCTTTCGGCGGAAAAAAAGTGACCGATGAAGAGGTCAATGAAGTATTGGGGCTTATTGACCGCAAGGTCGTTCACGGAGCGATTAAAGCTCTGGCCGACGGAGATAAAATTCACCTTCTGCAAATTGTCGAAGAAATCCACAATTTCGGTTATGATCTCAAAGAATTTTGCGGAGAACTGGGCAGGCTCGCTCGTGACCTTTTAGTTTTAAAGGTCTTCCCCAAGAAGAGCATCGAGCATTCCGGCCTGATCGATCTGCCC
Proteins encoded:
- the dnaX gene encoding DNA polymerase III subunit gamma/tau codes for the protein MSYLVLARKWRPQTFEEVIGQKPITQALQNAIARQRVAHAYLFAGPRGVGKTSVARILAKALNCQDGPTPQPCDRCAFCQEIRTGIAVDVVEIDGASNRGIDEIRELRENVRYLPAKNKFKVYIIDEVHMLTDQAFNALLKTLEEPPPHVIFIFATTEPHKIPLTILSRCQRYNFKRIPLALNVEQLKKIAAQEGMEISDRSLHLLAREAEGSLRDGQSLLDQVLSFGGKKVTDEEVNEVLGLIDRKVVHGAIKALADGDKIHLLQIVEEIHNFGYDLKEFCGELGRLARDLLVLKVFPKKSIEHSGLIDLPEDEIQELSSQVEKFSLEEIHSLFRSLLAAHDEVARSAFPRLVLEMTLTRVARRKPIFSVEEALERLRVMEERLRSGQGSSLPLPPQQPMPPVSPPSIPAESITPTFGHPPTEEEEQAPLTLKGNEGVIAPPAIKNSAETPGVLAGEINDQWKEFVQFAKRKKPPLASLLEHGYPLIINAELLEIGYPQKSFYLERMQEADNRSVLSTLCAEFFQRKMKVRVAGMNPQPLSPNLSGNGPEENHGRKNSKKNQQEEALNHPLVKEAINIFGGRVVEIKLL